A portion of the Pogoniulus pusillus isolate bPogPus1 chromosome 6, bPogPus1.pri, whole genome shotgun sequence genome contains these proteins:
- the FGFBP3 gene encoding fibroblast growth factor-binding protein 3, with protein MRLPLAPLTLALLTLAAPGAAAGGAGRKAEEMAQSGRFLTPEQHRCSWELHSAAGTSELRLRCRPPMGGGAARSCAYHGEPQRCPAYGTRSRQYWRQILGRLRRRRHPCAAGGPLSARLCGPGRGPPEAQLRLLPGPGLGTSPPAATAEPTADPAETYCADRWHSLCSFFVGFWEG; from the coding sequence ATGAGGCTGCCCCTGGCTCCGTTAACCCTGGCCTTGCTAACACTGGCCGCTCCGGGAGCCGCCGCCGGCGGGGCAGGCAGGAAGGCGGAGGAGATGGCACAGTCGGGCAGGTTCTTAACGCCGGAGCAGCAccgctgcagctgggagcttcACTCAGCGGCGGGAACCAGCGAGCTACGGTTGAGATGCCGACCGCCAATGGGCGGCGGGGCGGCGCGGAGCTGCGCTTACCATGGGGAGCCGCAGCGCTGCCCCGCCTATGGCACCCGAAGCAGGCAGTACTGGCGGCAGATCCTGGGCCGGCTGCGGCGACGGCGACATCCTTGCGCCGCGGGCGGCCCGCTCAGCGCCCGCCTCTGCGGCCCGGGCCGAGGGCCGCCCGAGGCGCAGCTCCGCCTGCTGCCAGGTCCCGGCCTCGGGACCTCACCACCGGCCGCCACCGCGGAGCCCACGGCGGACCCAGCGGAGACCTATTGTGCCGACCGGTGGCACTCTCTCTGTAGTTTCTTCGTCGGCTTCTGGGAGGGTTGA